In Pseudobacter ginsenosidimutans, the following are encoded in one genomic region:
- a CDS encoding TlpA family protein disulfide reductase, whose protein sequence is MKRVVFFMLLLALSAATQAQHANIKGKFIRHIAPKQYADRIYFFRAGQGNVVSLSEIMLNKDDQSFKIDLSKNDLNEIRYIGFEDELYPVYLHKGEDITIEANSGQVSYQGNLSKENKVFSGWFDMMAPLRRLGYSMDARSLAPLHYDRTLDSLLTPVEKFTGNIKTGNKAFDRYVKYMLPYSFRMDALAPFMRAFEYSKKDQYPAYIVNLFNTEKFEDQQLWTLPFGYNYIQNLGFVNHIIYKSEMGSTQDLIIPEISNDHLRAEFILKALDRGEYQGMSAYVARNMKYMITKDQQDRMKVFEKRASLKEPGGNWIDFAYPDANGKIHRLSDHLGKVVLIDVWATWCRPCIQEQPALEELEKAFEGKDVAFISVSIDTEKDKWKKMVEDKKLSGLHLFSNNEGIIIKDYEVISVPRFILFDKEGKTVMFDAIRPSDPKLKELIQSKL, encoded by the coding sequence ATGAAGAGAGTAGTTTTTTTCATGTTGCTGCTGGCTTTGTCCGCAGCAACCCAGGCGCAACATGCCAACATCAAAGGAAAATTCATCAGGCATATTGCACCAAAGCAGTATGCGGACCGTATTTATTTCTTTAGAGCCGGGCAGGGCAATGTGGTTTCGCTGTCGGAGATCATGTTGAATAAAGATGATCAGTCTTTTAAAATAGACCTGTCGAAAAATGACCTGAATGAGATCCGTTATATCGGTTTCGAAGATGAACTGTACCCGGTATACCTGCACAAAGGCGAAGACATCACAATCGAGGCAAATAGCGGCCAGGTCAGCTACCAGGGAAATCTCAGCAAAGAGAACAAGGTCTTCAGCGGCTGGTTTGATATGATGGCTCCATTGAGAAGGCTCGGCTATTCCATGGATGCCCGCAGTCTGGCACCACTCCATTATGACCGTACTCTGGATTCACTGCTGACACCCGTTGAAAAATTTACCGGCAATATCAAAACCGGCAATAAAGCATTCGACCGCTATGTAAAATACATGTTACCATACAGCTTCAGAATGGATGCGCTGGCACCGTTCATGAGGGCGTTTGAATACAGTAAGAAGGATCAGTATCCGGCCTACATAGTGAATTTGTTCAACACCGAGAAGTTTGAAGATCAGCAGCTGTGGACACTGCCATTCGGGTATAATTATATTCAGAACCTCGGCTTTGTAAATCACATCATTTATAAATCAGAAATGGGGAGTACACAGGATCTCATCATTCCGGAGATCTCCAACGATCATTTGAGAGCTGAGTTCATACTCAAAGCCCTGGACCGTGGCGAATACCAGGGTATGTCTGCCTATGTTGCCAGGAATATGAAATACATGATCACCAAAGACCAGCAAGACAGGATGAAAGTTTTTGAAAAAAGAGCATCCCTGAAAGAGCCCGGTGGCAACTGGATAGATTTTGCCTATCCCGATGCCAACGGTAAAATACATCGCCTTTCCGATCATTTGGGCAAAGTGGTTTTGATTGATGTATGGGCTACCTGGTGCAGGCCTTGCATCCAGGAACAACCTGCATTGGAAGAACTGGAAAAAGCATTTGAAGGAAAAGATGTTGCCTTCATCAGTGTATCTATCGATACAGAAAAAGACAAATGGAAAAAAATGGTGGAAGACAAGAAATTGTCGGGCCTGCATTTATTCTCTAATAACGAAGGCATCATCATCAAGGATTACGAAGTGATCTCGGTGCCCAGGTTCATCCTGTTCGACAAAGAAGGCAAGACCGTAATGTTCGATGCCATCAGACCCTCTGATCCTAAACTGAAAGAATTGATCCAATCCAAACTTTAA
- a CDS encoding RNA polymerase sigma factor, which translates to MGNGNLQIEDDERDLLEQVARGDERAFSIIMNRYANRIYSYLIYWLKQPELAEEILQDIFTSLWKYKDTITGIDNFPGYIFVITRNRAKAALKQKMLGSQPINPDHLYKLTYGQTGQQELESKELMEILQRGIDQLPARRKEVFFLSRKEDLTYEEIAQRLGISRSAVRQHIVEALVFLRHYLKKNAGIIISILAGFVL; encoded by the coding sequence TTGGGTAACGGCAACTTACAGATCGAGGACGATGAGAGAGACTTGCTGGAGCAAGTTGCTCGTGGCGATGAGCGGGCATTTTCCATTATCATGAACCGCTATGCCAACCGTATTTACTCATACCTTATTTACTGGTTGAAACAGCCTGAGCTGGCTGAGGAAATCCTCCAGGACATATTTACCAGCCTTTGGAAATACAAGGATACCATCACAGGGATTGATAATTTCCCCGGCTACATATTCGTGATCACAAGGAACAGGGCCAAAGCCGCTTTAAAACAGAAAATGCTGGGTAGCCAGCCAATAAATCCCGACCATCTCTATAAACTTACCTACGGTCAAACCGGGCAGCAGGAGCTCGAATCCAAAGAACTGATGGAGATCCTTCAACGGGGTATTGACCAATTGCCGGCACGCCGAAAGGAGGTGTTCTTTCTCAGCAGGAAAGAAGACCTTACCTACGAAGAGATCGCCCAACGCCTGGGCATCAGCCGTAGCGCGGTACGACAACATATTGTGGAAGCGCTTGTGTTTTTAAGGCACTATCTGAAAAAAAATGCCGGTATCATTATTTCTATCCTGGCTGGTTTTGTACTGTAA
- a CDS encoding RagB/SusD family nutrient uptake outer membrane protein, which produces MRYIIVLLMCLTLSSCSKFLEEYTRDLKYAENADDLNKLMIGEAFLNSLSLSIYSQSTMGELTTETGFIAPWLHVMDDDCEQFVADFVETSQPTPLYMLSGFHNWAQSPAVNILNMTWEESSWRKFYKRTGALNAIIFQAAKLAEGGDQSDLLKHLRGEAHFLRAYYYFMLQNIYGSPYRKNTAATDPGVPLKVSEKIEDNFFSRDPNQKVYDQIIADLQMAAGLLDGYNPNTRIRIGIAAVKALQSRVYLYTEQYDKVIDAAKDFETMGYSLVNLNQFVSGSNFTSRGSTETIFTMGTNVMPAVFMNDSLSMWNGDDNRASSFKSSLNLMDSYDPSDLRLNAFFDRAAKSRAWIPAKYRTWRTYNDPDQVSCIFSFRLAEVVLNRAEALAMSGADGEARTELQKLRVMRFSNADISQLPQGNQALVEFIREERRRELCFEGHRWFDLRRYAVNSKYPLSSSFTIRHPAYRYDAQSNTHTQIGNYVLKSIAEDGAAWQVPIPDYAIEFNRGSLTNPVRNVRQLQP; this is translated from the coding sequence ATGAGATATATCATTGTACTGCTGATGTGCTTAACGCTTTCATCTTGCAGCAAATTCCTGGAAGAATATACGCGGGACCTGAAATACGCGGAAAATGCTGATGACCTCAATAAACTGATGATCGGGGAAGCTTTTCTCAATTCCCTTTCTCTTTCTATCTATAGCCAGTCCACCATGGGAGAGCTGACCACCGAAACAGGTTTCATTGCGCCCTGGTTACATGTGATGGATGATGATTGCGAACAGTTCGTGGCTGACTTCGTGGAAACAAGTCAACCTACCCCGTTGTATATGTTATCCGGATTTCATAACTGGGCACAGTCGCCTGCAGTGAATATCCTGAACATGACATGGGAAGAGAGCAGTTGGAGAAAGTTCTATAAACGTACCGGCGCGCTGAATGCCATCATCTTCCAGGCAGCCAAACTGGCGGAAGGCGGTGATCAGAGCGATCTGTTGAAGCATCTGCGGGGTGAAGCTCATTTCCTCAGGGCATACTATTATTTCATGCTGCAGAATATTTATGGTTCCCCTTACCGGAAAAACACCGCTGCAACTGATCCCGGCGTACCACTGAAAGTGTCGGAAAAAATAGAGGACAATTTCTTTTCCCGCGATCCCAACCAAAAGGTCTATGACCAGATCATCGCCGATCTGCAGATGGCAGCGGGTTTGCTGGATGGGTATAATCCGAACACCAGGATCCGCATAGGCATTGCCGCTGTAAAGGCGCTGCAAAGCCGGGTTTACCTCTACACGGAGCAATATGATAAAGTGATCGATGCGGCCAAAGATTTTGAAACGATGGGATACAGCCTGGTCAACCTGAACCAGTTTGTGAGCGGAAGCAATTTCACTTCCCGCGGATCCACCGAAACTATTTTTACCATGGGCACCAATGTGATGCCGGCTGTTTTTATGAATGATTCGCTTTCCATGTGGAATGGAGATGACAACCGGGCATCGTCCTTCAAATCCTCTCTGAACCTGATGGATAGTTATGACCCTTCAGATCTCAGGTTGAACGCCTTCTTCGACAGGGCTGCCAAAAGCAGGGCCTGGATCCCGGCAAAATACCGTACCTGGAGAACGTATAACGACCCTGACCAGGTGTCCTGTATTTTTTCTTTCCGGCTTGCGGAAGTGGTGCTGAACCGTGCGGAGGCGCTTGCCATGAGTGGAGCAGATGGAGAGGCACGCACAGAACTGCAGAAACTCCGCGTGATGCGTTTCAGTAATGCAGATATTTCACAACTGCCACAGGGTAACCAGGCACTGGTTGAGTTCATCCGGGAAGAGCGCCGCCGCGAATTGTGTTTCGAGGGGCACCGCTGGTTCGATCTCAGAAGATATGCTGTGAATTCAAAATATCCACTGTCTTCCTCCTTTACCATCAGGCATCCTGCATACAGGTACGATGCACAATCCAATACCCATACACAGATTGGGAACTATGTGCTCAAATCCATTGCTGAAGATGGCGCCGCCTGGCAGGTACCTATTCCGGATTATGCCATCGAGTTCAACAGGGGATCATTGACCAATCCTGTCCGTAACGTTCGCCAGCTTCAACCTTAA
- a CDS encoding FecR family protein produces the protein MGGHDLSFPDVLENLEQKLKAERMSRESPPVKPVPLYRRSWVRYAAAAILIAGISTAVMLSADMRTKSAPGAGPGIVSSGILPGTNKAVLTVDDKQIDLSSDKTGIAVGATIAYSDGEQLADAGKMIKLATPNGGQYQLTLPDGTKAWLNAASSISFPSVFNNGKRQIRVTGEVYLEVAQDRSKIFTVDIDGQSTVQVLGTSFNINAYTDEGNIQTTLISGSVKILPAVTNEKAVPVDSKATAVILKPGQQAIQSIQAAEPIKILNTPNPDQILAWKNGIFEFNGANLRQVMKQLERWYNIRVEYSNNVPDIIFKGEFYRNVNLSDILEVLTEMGVKFRMEGKTLKLL, from the coding sequence ATGGGGGGACATGACCTCAGCTTTCCCGATGTATTGGAAAACCTGGAGCAGAAATTGAAGGCGGAGCGCATGTCCCGGGAATCACCCCCCGTAAAACCTGTTCCTCTTTATCGCCGGTCATGGGTCCGTTATGCAGCCGCAGCCATTTTGATCGCCGGTATTTCAACCGCTGTAATGCTGTCTGCCGACATGCGGACAAAGTCAGCCCCGGGGGCTGGTCCGGGCATTGTTTCGTCAGGCATCCTGCCCGGCACCAACAAAGCGGTACTGACTGTTGACGATAAGCAAATTGACCTTTCCTCTGATAAAACGGGCATCGCCGTTGGAGCAACTATTGCCTATTCAGATGGCGAACAGTTGGCCGATGCAGGAAAAATGATAAAGTTGGCCACTCCCAATGGAGGCCAATACCAACTGACTTTACCCGATGGTACAAAAGCCTGGCTGAACGCGGCTTCCAGTATCAGTTTCCCTTCTGTTTTCAATAATGGGAAAAGGCAAATCAGAGTAACAGGTGAGGTTTACCTGGAAGTGGCGCAGGACAGGTCCAAAATATTTACCGTGGATATAGATGGTCAGTCAACAGTACAGGTGCTTGGCACCAGTTTCAACATCAATGCTTATACTGATGAAGGAAATATTCAAACAACGCTGATCAGTGGAAGTGTAAAAATATTACCTGCTGTCACCAATGAGAAGGCCGTGCCGGTTGACTCAAAAGCAACGGCAGTTATTTTGAAGCCAGGTCAGCAGGCCATTCAATCGATACAGGCGGCTGAGCCAATAAAGATCCTCAATACTCCTAACCCTGACCAGATTCTCGCCTGGAAAAACGGAATATTCGAGTTCAATGGCGCTAATCTCAGGCAGGTAATGAAGCAATTGGAAAGGTGGTACAATATCAGGGTGGAGTACAGTAACAATGTGCCGGATATCATTTTCAAAGGAGAGTTTTACAGGAATGTCAACCTCTCCGATATCCTGGAAGTGTTGACGGAAATGGGAGTGAAATTCCGGATGGAAGGAAAAACTCTTAAGCTACTCTGA
- a CDS encoding S1 family peptidase — MIFFKSGYLFRNAPLVLIFLMLTCMAKAQVFTNDAKIAADYLASIDSILAKGTTIQASDAQKALEAGASGITLDLTRPADNVMDAGNLYEYAKKATVITGCAYLCPRCTNIHVSESSGYIIDPKGVLVTNYHVAATFAFMKDGNQPKGFFARLANGRTYAVKAILASSRKDDLAVLQLETNGDLLPALALGQPAKVGDKIYVLGHPQGMHYFFSQGNVTNKYLEEAGASGQKFFREMMCISADYATGSSGGPVMDMYGNVVGTVSNTRMLLHSNRDAGVQMVVKNTVPVESLWKLIRK; from the coding sequence ATGATTTTTTTTAAGAGTGGTTATCTGTTCAGGAACGCTCCGCTGGTGCTCATCTTCCTGATGTTAACCTGTATGGCCAAAGCACAGGTTTTTACCAACGATGCAAAGATAGCTGCTGACTACCTGGCTTCCATTGACTCCATACTGGCTAAAGGCACTACTATCCAGGCTTCCGATGCCCAAAAGGCATTGGAAGCCGGTGCGTCCGGAATAACGTTAGACCTGACCAGGCCGGCTGACAATGTAATGGACGCTGGTAACCTTTATGAATATGCGAAAAAAGCGACAGTGATCACCGGTTGCGCTTACCTGTGTCCCCGCTGTACCAATATCCACGTGAGCGAATCCTCGGGTTATATCATCGATCCCAAAGGTGTCCTGGTTACCAATTATCATGTGGCTGCCACCTTTGCCTTCATGAAAGACGGCAACCAACCCAAAGGTTTTTTCGCGCGCCTGGCCAATGGACGCACTTATGCAGTGAAGGCGATACTTGCCTCTTCCAGGAAGGATGACCTGGCTGTTCTTCAACTGGAAACAAATGGTGATCTTTTGCCGGCGCTTGCCCTGGGGCAACCGGCAAAAGTGGGTGATAAGATCTATGTTCTCGGCCATCCGCAGGGCATGCATTATTTCTTTTCGCAGGGCAATGTCACCAATAAATACCTGGAGGAAGCCGGAGCGTCCGGACAGAAATTCTTCCGGGAGATGATGTGTATCTCGGCGGATTATGCAACTGGTTCCAGTGGTGGTCCTGTTATGGACATGTATGGTAATGTAGTGGGAACAGTTTCCAATACGCGGATGTTGTTGCACAGCAACAGGGATGCCGGTGTACAAATGGTGGTGAAGAATACGGTTCCTGTAGAGTCTTTGTGGAAGCTGATCCGGAAATAA
- a CDS encoding thioredoxin family protein, with protein MKSFILFTLLAAGVFWNAPVIAQGIKFENLTMSQAMAKASDPGAPRLIFLDCYTSWCMPCLEMAKEVFPQKECGDFFNPRFVSVKFDMEKGEGAALRKKYDVNVYPTFLILDSKGEEINRIVGKSETAEFIEKVKAAMDPNTSMAGMKATYEKKKSMMNGYPYAKALFDNGRDPSSILEELYDSSMDFERFSFTYLDLALRAVKFGSPFFRKMMLEKARIDQAVGAEMVNQIIFDKIRKDMYIVATETGAKYNIHYTPEEVENVAYTMALLKQDSQKPESHMCKIALYVVRKDLDGMIDYYKRYMWNLSPTEAFKVITDGILTSKAAGATDVQKEAIREYFRMASRSFEREAKQYQSKAEIIK; from the coding sequence ATGAAATCTTTTATATTATTTACGCTGTTAGCAGCAGGTGTTTTTTGGAATGCTCCGGTGATTGCGCAAGGTATCAAATTTGAAAACCTGACAATGAGCCAGGCCATGGCCAAAGCCTCGGATCCAGGCGCTCCCAGGCTGATCTTTTTGGATTGTTATACCAGCTGGTGCATGCCTTGCCTGGAGATGGCCAAAGAGGTTTTTCCGCAGAAGGAATGCGGCGATTTTTTTAATCCCCGTTTCGTATCGGTGAAATTCGATATGGAAAAAGGGGAGGGTGCAGCGCTCAGGAAGAAGTATGACGTTAATGTATATCCGACCTTCCTGATATTGGACAGCAAAGGGGAAGAGATCAACAGGATCGTTGGGAAATCCGAGACTGCAGAGTTCATTGAAAAAGTGAAAGCGGCTATGGACCCCAATACTTCCATGGCAGGCATGAAGGCAACCTATGAAAAGAAAAAATCGATGATGAACGGGTATCCTTATGCGAAAGCCCTGTTCGATAATGGCAGAGATCCCTCCTCCATATTGGAGGAGTTGTACGACAGCTCGATGGACTTTGAACGGTTCAGCTTTACTTACCTGGACCTGGCGCTGCGCGCCGTGAAATTCGGCAGTCCCTTCTTCAGAAAGATGATGCTGGAAAAAGCGCGTATCGACCAGGCTGTGGGAGCAGAAATGGTCAACCAGATCATCTTCGACAAGATCCGGAAAGACATGTACATTGTTGCCACTGAAACAGGGGCCAAATACAATATTCATTACACCCCGGAAGAAGTGGAGAATGTAGCTTATACTATGGCATTGCTGAAACAGGATTCGCAAAAACCTGAAAGCCATATGTGCAAGATCGCGCTGTATGTTGTCAGGAAGGACCTCGATGGAATGATCGATTATTACAAACGGTATATGTGGAACCTATCGCCCACTGAAGCTTTTAAGGTTATAACGGACGGCATCCTCACCAGCAAGGCCGCAGGTGCTACCGATGTGCAGAAGGAAGCCATCAGGGAATATTTCAGAATGGCCAGCCGGAGTTTTGAGAGGGAAGCCAAACAGTACCAGAGCAAGGCAGAAATTATCAAGTAA
- a CDS encoding SusC/RagA family TonB-linked outer membrane protein — MKLTFILLTAFILNVSAKGLAQNVSFSGENVSLESVLSTIKKQTGFLSFYSESVLRISKPVTVKAMDLPVEKFLEEIFKSQPALKYSLKGKNIFISPRSASSDRQPDKDAIRYGETIHLFAPLRGIVQDILGHPLSGATIMHRAGKVSTTSDITGLFTIDIKEGDRLTVSYIGYETVTIIVTASMLNNPKSLVINLKPSATKLEDVSIVANTGYQKIDRRKLTSAVTTIKMEDILTPGINTVDKLLEGRVSGMIFMQNSGQVGAAPKLRIRGTSTILGNREPLWVLDGIVLTDPVNVDPQQINDLDFVNLLGNAIAGLNPEDIDQIDVLKDASATALYGAKAGNGVIVITTKKGRTGKPTITYSMTAGYTQRPRYSDRSMYMMNSRERMDVSKEMVERGMRYNNITQWSGYESALQDYYKGNINYDEFKRLSDYYANVNTDWLGLITQDAFSHNHTLSLSGGSSEIKYYASMGYQNEGGVIRGESNKRYSSMLNLTADYKKFLAQISFSGNYSTRNYTPSDLGIMNYAYNTSRTMPAYNPDGSLFYYPQTNGILSYNYNILNERDNSNDLTNLLATNIRALLRVKLTRGLDVEGTFAYGISSNDREVYYTKNSYYIFKLRADQTARWDLAPVGGELQKHETRNNNYTARLQTNYITSLGEGGRHSLTATGGIEIKSSEYKGFNITRRGYFREMGGYFDIVPTTFTGYYNQWMSTKPALGYYERQLTNEFAWFGTAGYSWNNRYLLNLHVRGEQSNLFGTRSNNRFLPIWAVSGRWNMKDDIAKDQNWINELALKASWGWQGNMLPGQSAYMVIRQNLSTNVYYNEPYSNIVNYPNPDLKWERTASSNVAVEFSLFKGKLGGSVGYFYKKTKDAYLDKTVAEINGVEKYVINSGTLENKGVEVALRITAVDNAGFNRERRGFVWRIDPQLGQVLNKVLNRTINNRNNVLVDNVTYRNFLDGSVQLAGKPLNTFYSYKFKGLSPVDGSPVFYGSESDKAAEYQKLYSQMEREDVYLAVMSESGRREPFIQGGIANYFGWRNFGLSFNITYSLGNKVRMLKIASGYASAIAYPQQNLRKEFVQRWRRPGDEAYTNIPGLLADNNLNTPWWNIFPATAYSFGGSVYDMYDNSDVRLVSADHVKLQSASFRYNFTDKLIRKLGLSSAYASITGTNLFILSNKMLRGQDPAQSGSSPNINLSLRPTFSGSINISF; from the coding sequence ATGAAACTAACATTCATTTTATTGACGGCTTTTATTTTGAACGTTTCCGCTAAAGGCCTGGCCCAGAATGTCAGCTTTTCCGGGGAGAACGTTTCTTTGGAATCTGTTTTATCCACCATTAAAAAGCAAACCGGCTTTTTATCTTTTTATTCTGAGTCCGTCCTGCGGATATCGAAGCCCGTTACAGTAAAGGCCATGGACCTTCCGGTAGAAAAATTCCTGGAGGAAATCTTTAAGTCGCAACCGGCTTTGAAGTACAGCCTGAAAGGGAAAAACATTTTTATTTCTCCCAGGTCTGCCTCGTCTGACCGGCAACCGGATAAAGATGCCATCAGATATGGAGAAACCATTCACCTCTTTGCTCCCCTCCGTGGCATTGTGCAGGATATTCTGGGCCATCCGCTTTCCGGCGCCACCATCATGCACCGCGCCGGCAAAGTATCCACCACTTCAGATATCACGGGCTTATTTACCATAGATATAAAGGAAGGAGACCGCCTTACCGTTTCTTATATCGGCTATGAAACAGTTACCATCATTGTAACCGCTTCCATGCTCAACAACCCCAAAAGTCTGGTCATTAATTTAAAGCCTTCCGCAACAAAACTGGAAGACGTGAGCATCGTGGCCAATACCGGTTACCAGAAGATCGACAGAAGGAAACTGACGAGCGCAGTGACTACTATCAAAATGGAAGACATCCTGACGCCCGGCATCAATACGGTTGACAAATTGCTCGAAGGCCGCGTATCCGGAATGATCTTCATGCAAAACTCCGGTCAGGTTGGGGCTGCCCCTAAACTGAGGATCCGCGGAACCTCCACCATTCTCGGCAACAGAGAGCCGCTATGGGTACTTGATGGAATTGTGCTCACTGATCCGGTGAATGTAGATCCCCAACAGATCAATGATCTTGATTTTGTAAACCTGCTGGGCAACGCCATTGCCGGCTTAAATCCTGAGGACATTGATCAGATTGATGTCTTGAAAGACGCTTCCGCCACCGCACTCTATGGTGCAAAAGCTGGTAACGGTGTGATTGTGATCACCACCAAAAAAGGCAGGACCGGCAAACCCACCATCACCTATTCCATGACTGCCGGTTATACACAACGTCCCAGGTATTCAGACCGGAGCATGTATATGATGAATTCCAGGGAAAGAATGGATGTTTCCAAAGAAATGGTGGAACGGGGGATGCGATACAACAATATCACCCAGTGGTCAGGTTATGAAAGCGCCCTGCAGGATTATTACAAGGGCAATATCAATTATGATGAGTTCAAACGCCTGAGTGATTATTATGCAAACGTCAATACCGATTGGTTGGGCCTCATTACCCAGGATGCATTTTCGCATAACCACACGTTAAGCCTTTCCGGTGGCTCCAGCGAGATCAAATATTATGCGTCCATGGGATACCAGAATGAAGGCGGTGTGATCAGGGGCGAAAGCAATAAACGCTATTCCTCCATGCTGAACCTCACGGCAGACTATAAGAAATTCCTGGCGCAGATCTCATTTTCCGGAAATTATTCCACCCGCAATTATACCCCTTCCGATCTGGGCATCATGAACTATGCGTACAATACCAGCCGTACCATGCCTGCATATAACCCCGACGGAAGTTTGTTTTATTATCCGCAAACCAACGGCATACTTTCTTATAATTACAATATCCTGAATGAGCGCGATAACAGTAACGATCTTACCAACCTGCTCGCTACCAATATCAGAGCGTTGTTAAGAGTGAAACTAACCAGGGGGCTGGATGTGGAAGGCACGTTTGCGTATGGTATCAGCAGCAACGACAGGGAAGTGTATTATACCAAGAACTCCTACTATATTTTCAAACTCCGTGCTGACCAGACTGCCAGATGGGACCTTGCCCCTGTAGGCGGTGAACTGCAGAAGCATGAAACACGCAACAACAATTATACGGCACGCCTGCAGACTAACTATATCACATCACTGGGTGAAGGCGGCAGGCACTCGCTGACGGCAACTGGTGGTATAGAGATCAAATCATCCGAGTACAAAGGTTTCAACATTACCAGGAGAGGATATTTCCGCGAGATGGGTGGCTACTTCGATATCGTGCCTACCACATTTACCGGGTATTATAACCAGTGGATGTCTACAAAACCCGCACTGGGGTATTACGAGCGCCAGTTGACGAATGAATTCGCCTGGTTCGGTACTGCCGGCTATTCCTGGAATAACCGCTATCTCCTGAACCTGCATGTCAGGGGAGAACAGTCCAACCTTTTTGGAACAAGGTCCAACAACCGCTTCCTGCCTATCTGGGCAGTTTCCGGCCGCTGGAACATGAAAGATGATATTGCTAAAGACCAGAACTGGATCAATGAACTCGCCTTAAAGGCTTCCTGGGGCTGGCAGGGTAATATGCTGCCTGGCCAATCCGCCTACATGGTGATCCGCCAGAACCTCAGCACCAATGTGTATTACAATGAGCCCTATTCCAATATCGTCAATTATCCCAATCCTGACCTCAAGTGGGAGCGTACTGCATCTTCCAATGTGGCTGTAGAGTTTTCCCTGTTCAAAGGAAAGCTGGGCGGCTCGGTAGGCTACTTCTACAAAAAAACAAAGGATGCCTACCTGGATAAAACAGTAGCTGAGATCAACGGCGTGGAAAAATATGTGATCAATAGCGGAACACTGGAAAACAAAGGAGTGGAAGTGGCCTTACGGATCACTGCCGTAGACAATGCAGGATTCAACAGGGAACGCCGCGGATTTGTATGGCGGATCGATCCGCAACTGGGACAAGTGTTGAACAAAGTGTTGAACAGGACCATCAATAACCGCAACAATGTGCTGGTGGACAATGTGACCTACAGGAACTTCCTGGATGGATCAGTTCAGCTTGCAGGAAAACCCCTGAATACTTTTTATTCCTATAAGTTCAAAGGCCTGAGCCCGGTTGATGGATCTCCTGTTTTTTACGGATCGGAAAGCGACAAAGCCGCGGAATACCAGAAGCTGTATTCACAAATGGAAAGGGAAGATGTTTACCTGGCGGTGATGAGCGAATCCGGCCGCAGGGAGCCCTTTATCCAGGGTGGAATTGCCAACTATTTCGGTTGGCGCAACTTCGGTTTGTCTTTCAATATCACTTATTCTCTGGGTAATAAAGTGCGCATGCTGAAGATCGCTTCAGGGTATGCATCGGCGATAGCCTATCCGCAGCAGAACCTGCGTAAAGAGTTTGTTCAACGCTGGCGCAGGCCTGGTGATGAAGCCTACACCAATATTCCGGGATTACTGGCAGACAATAACCTGAATACGCCCTGGTGGAATATATTCCCTGCAACTGCCTATTCATTTGGTGGAAGCGTGTACGATATGTATGATAATTCCGATGTCAGGTTAGTGAGTGCCGATCATGTGAAACTGCAATCCGCTTCTTTCAGGTACAACTTCACGGATAAACTGATCCGGAAGCTGGGCCTTAGTTCGGCCTACGCCAGTATCACCGGCACCAACCTGTTTATCCTGAGCAATAAAATGCTGAGGGGCCAGGACCCGGCACAGTCGGGATCCTCGCCTAATATCAACCTGTCGTTACGACCTACCTTTTCCGGTAGCATCAATATTTCATTTTAA